The following coding sequences lie in one Saccopteryx bilineata isolate mSacBil1 chromosome X, mSacBil1_pri_phased_curated, whole genome shotgun sequence genomic window:
- the MID1IP1 gene encoding mid1-interacting protein 1 yields MMQICDTYNQKHSLFNAMNRFIGAVNNMDQTVMVPSLLRDVPLAEPGLDNDVGVEVGGSGGCLQESTPSAAGSGSANGSFFAPSRDMYSHYMLLKSIRNDIEWGVLHQPSPPAGSEEGSTWKSKDILVDLSHLESADAGEEDLEQQFHYHLRGLHTVLSKLTRKANILTNRYKQEIGFSNWGH; encoded by the coding sequence ATGATGCAAATCTGCGACACCTACAACCAGAAGCACTCGCTCTTTAACGCCATGAACCGCTTCATCGGCGCGGTTAACAACATGGACCAGACGGTGATGGTGCCCAGCCTGCTGCGCGACGTGCCCCTGGCCGAGCCCGGGCTGGATAACGATGTCGGCGTGGAGGTGGGCGGCAGTGGCGGCTGTCTCCAGGAGAGCACGCCCTCGGCTGCTGGGTCCGGCAGCGCCAACGGCAGCTTTTTCGCGCCCTCCCGGGACATGTACAGCCACTACATGCTGCTCAAGTCCATCCGCAACGACATCGAGTGGGGGGTCCTGCACCAGCCGTCGCCGCCCGCGGGGAGCGAGGAAGGTAGCACCTGGAAGTCCAAGGACATCCTGGTAGACCTGAGCCACTTGGAGAGCGCGGATGCTGGCGAGGAGGACCTGGAACAGCAGTTTCACTACCACCTGCGCGGGCTGCACACCGTGCTCTCCAAACTCACGCGCAAAGCCAACATCCTCACCAACAGATACAAGCAGGAGATCGGCTTCAGCAACTGGGGTCACTGA